One Novosphingobium sp. G106 DNA segment encodes these proteins:
- a CDS encoding sugar phosphate isomerase/epimerase, with amino-acid sequence MKGAANRLGIELLSTFGMPPLEFVPLVSDLGCRNLSIGLTGLPMIDCGYPEWSLRDDARLRGAFIAALREHGVGISQGEGFLVRSGTSVTNFAGDLDLMAEMGALAVGTAGMEPDESRAFDEFAVLAEIAGDRGLAVHLEFVPGLSVSDLASALAVVEHVGRRDFRVMIDAMHFFRSGGTIAQLSAVDPAKIGYVQLCDAPLAAAQPEYMTEAMTARCLPGEGQLPLADLIRALPNDIPIGLEIPNFAATSEPGWQDRWLRKAVEAARSLGA; translated from the coding sequence ATGAAGGGAGCTGCCAATCGTCTCGGCATCGAGCTGCTCAGCACGTTCGGCATGCCGCCGCTGGAATTCGTGCCGCTCGTCAGCGATCTCGGCTGCCGGAACCTGTCCATCGGCCTGACGGGCCTGCCGATGATCGATTGCGGTTATCCGGAGTGGTCTTTGCGGGACGATGCCAGGCTGCGCGGGGCCTTCATCGCCGCGCTGCGGGAGCATGGCGTCGGCATCTCGCAGGGCGAAGGTTTCCTCGTTCGCTCTGGAACATCGGTCACAAATTTCGCTGGCGATCTGGACCTGATGGCCGAAATGGGCGCTCTAGCCGTCGGCACGGCGGGGATGGAGCCGGACGAATCCCGCGCGTTCGACGAGTTTGCTGTGTTGGCCGAAATAGCCGGCGACCGGGGCCTTGCCGTCCATCTTGAATTCGTTCCGGGCCTTTCTGTCAGCGACCTGGCGTCCGCGCTCGCCGTCGTCGAGCATGTTGGCCGGCGAGATTTTCGCGTCATGATCGACGCCATGCATTTCTTTCGTTCCGGCGGCACCATCGCGCAACTGTCTGCAGTCGATCCCGCGAAGATTGGTTATGTCCAGCTATGCGACGCCCCCTTGGCGGCCGCGCAACCTGAATACATGACCGAGGCCATGACCGCCCGGTGTCTTCCCGGCGAGGGACAGCTGCCCCTTGCCGACCTCATTCGCGCCTTGCCAAACGACATCCCTATTGGCCTTGAGATCCCCAACTTCGCCGCCACGAGCGAACCCGGCTGGCAAGACAGGTGGCTGCGAAAGGCGGTCGAGGCGGCACGCTCCCTTGGCGCATAG
- a CDS encoding TetR/AcrR family transcriptional regulator: MSEALLALLERKPFEAISARDLTAEAGIGYSTFFRQYGTKEALLEAIASQELHDLLSLTRPGMAAEDSLGACIALCRHVDESRRLWSILLGGGAAPAIRREFLKISQELADVHPAPQAWLTADLGVRTAVSTIIEILSWWIEQDQPQPAEWVAEAIERLALRPIKPA; encoded by the coding sequence TTGAGCGAAGCTTTGTTGGCGCTGCTGGAACGTAAGCCCTTCGAAGCGATTTCGGCGCGTGATCTCACCGCGGAGGCCGGGATCGGTTATTCGACGTTCTTTCGTCAGTACGGCACGAAGGAAGCGCTGCTTGAAGCGATCGCCTCGCAGGAATTGCATGATCTTCTCTCGCTAACCCGGCCCGGAATGGCGGCCGAAGACAGCCTTGGGGCATGCATCGCCCTGTGCCGGCATGTCGATGAGAGTCGTCGTTTGTGGTCGATCCTTCTCGGGGGCGGCGCGGCTCCCGCCATTCGCCGCGAGTTCTTGAAGATTTCGCAGGAACTCGCTGATGTGCATCCTGCCCCGCAAGCCTGGCTGACCGCGGATCTCGGCGTGCGCACGGCGGTGAGCACGATCATCGAGATACTGAGCTGGTGGATCGAGCAGGATCAGCCGCAGCCTGCGGAATGGGTGGCAGAAGCCATCGAACGTCTGGCGCTGAGACCGATCAAGCCCGCGTAA
- a CDS encoding serine hydrolase, whose product MGLALKVGLGALIMALSTGIAGAKEATSGPQPEALGFSSERLERLDAAMKAEVDQGRYPGVSVLVLRHGKIVFDRRYGFQSIEKHTPLAADTIFRIASMTKPIAGIALMILFEEGKWQLDDPISKFVPEFADLKVKTAAGLVAPDHPPTMRELVTSTAGFPGGFPLNSSFPDLDETYAKAGLHEGTLNAMAGKLAKLPLESQPGAKFRYGIQHDIQGLVVERISGMTFDRFLQDRLFAPLGMVDTGFHIPDSKRDRLATLYGYDKAMKLAATPFQGSMPASDVINPAFFSGAGGLYSTAKDYERLLRMLANGGELDGKRILAPSSVRLMMSDMLPEGVKLRFAQQVEGVGYGVDLGIVLDPARASFNGGTIGKGSVFWTGAHGTWFWIDPQNDVIVLGMTQLAFSAALHMGMPYPADDLRAISRSLVYQALVDEKR is encoded by the coding sequence ATGGGTCTGGCATTGAAGGTGGGATTGGGGGCACTGATCATGGCATTGTCGACGGGAATTGCAGGCGCAAAAGAGGCAACCAGCGGGCCTCAGCCCGAAGCGCTGGGCTTCTCTTCCGAGCGCTTGGAGCGGCTCGACGCGGCGATGAAGGCCGAAGTGGATCAAGGCCGCTATCCCGGTGTGAGCGTTCTGGTTCTGCGTCACGGCAAAATCGTCTTCGATCGCCGTTACGGGTTCCAGTCCATCGAGAAGCACACGCCGCTCGCGGCCGACACGATTTTCCGCATTGCATCGATGACCAAGCCCATCGCCGGGATCGCACTGATGATCCTGTTCGAGGAAGGCAAGTGGCAGCTCGACGACCCCATATCAAAGTTCGTTCCCGAATTCGCCGATCTCAAGGTCAAGACCGCGGCGGGTCTCGTCGCCCCCGACCATCCGCCGACGATGCGCGAACTCGTAACCAGCACTGCGGGATTCCCTGGCGGCTTTCCCCTCAACTCCTCGTTTCCCGATCTCGACGAGACCTATGCCAAGGCCGGCCTGCACGAAGGCACCTTGAACGCTATGGCTGGCAAGCTCGCCAAATTGCCGCTGGAATCGCAGCCTGGGGCGAAGTTCCGCTATGGCATCCAGCACGATATCCAGGGTCTCGTGGTCGAACGCATCTCTGGCATGACTTTCGACCGCTTTCTTCAGGACCGTCTCTTTGCTCCGCTCGGGATGGTCGACACGGGTTTCCATATCCCCGATTCGAAGCGCGACCGACTTGCCACGCTCTATGGCTACGACAAGGCCATGAAGCTCGCGGCCACGCCCTTCCAGGGATCGATGCCAGCCTCCGACGTTATCAACCCGGCGTTTTTCTCAGGTGCGGGCGGTCTATACTCGACAGCAAAGGACTATGAGCGCCTGCTGCGCATGCTGGCAAACGGTGGCGAGCTCGACGGCAAACGCATCCTCGCGCCTTCGTCCGTACGATTGATGATGAGCGACATGCTGCCCGAGGGCGTGAAGCTAAGGTTTGCCCAGCAGGTCGAAGGGGTCGGCTACGGCGTCGATCTCGGCATCGTGCTCGATCCGGCGCGCGCCTCCTTCAATGGCGGGACAATCGGCAAAGGCAGTGTTTTCTGGACGGGCGCGCATGGGACCTGGTTCTGGATCGATCCGCAGAACGACGTGATCGTGCTGGGCATGACCCAACTCGCCTTTTCGGCCGCTCTGCATATGGGCATGCCCTATCCCGCGGACGACCTGCGGGCGATATCGCGCTCGCTGGTCTACCAGGCGCTCGTCGACGAGAAACGCTGA
- a CDS encoding SDR family NAD(P)-dependent oxidoreductase — translation MVLDDEIARAFSLDGRVAVVTGAASGLGREAARLFARAGAHVVLADLDAAGLEETATLVRQAGRDVFVHRVDVADRDAVEALADAAPRQAGSVDIWINSAGITLWAGVTEASREAAERVIAINMMGTYWGCAAAGRAMQAQGRGGTILNVSSTAGDSPVPTLSVYGMAKAGVNQLTRVCAKEFGAFGVRVNAVVPGWIDTPINTSMYRDEAGRVDAEKRETVLTQMRAMSPLGLTGEPSDIGFALLYLASDASKYVTGQLLRVSGGV, via the coding sequence ATGGTACTGGATGACGAAATTGCTCGCGCATTCTCGCTGGACGGACGGGTCGCGGTGGTCACTGGGGCCGCTTCGGGCCTAGGACGCGAGGCGGCGCGGCTGTTTGCGCGGGCTGGCGCACATGTGGTCCTCGCCGACCTCGATGCGGCGGGGCTTGAGGAAACCGCCACGCTGGTCCGTCAGGCGGGCCGGGACGTCTTCGTCCACCGTGTCGATGTGGCTGACCGCGACGCTGTAGAAGCGCTGGCGGATGCGGCGCCGCGTCAAGCCGGCAGCGTCGACATCTGGATCAACTCGGCGGGCATCACGCTGTGGGCAGGTGTCACCGAAGCCAGTCGCGAGGCGGCCGAGCGCGTAATCGCGATCAACATGATGGGAACCTATTGGGGCTGTGCCGCGGCCGGCCGCGCTATGCAGGCGCAGGGGCGCGGGGGCACGATCCTCAACGTGTCGTCCACCGCGGGCGACAGCCCGGTCCCGACGCTTTCGGTCTATGGCATGGCAAAGGCGGGAGTGAACCAGCTCACGCGGGTCTGCGCCAAGGAATTCGGCGCATTCGGCGTGCGGGTCAATGCGGTGGTGCCCGGCTGGATCGACACGCCGATCAATACAAGCATGTACCGTGACGAAGCCGGCCGGGTGGATGCCGAGAAGCGGGAAACCGTGCTGACGCAGATGCGCGCCATGTCGCCGCTAGGACTGACCGGCGAGCCCAGCGACATCGGCTTCGCGCTGCTTTACCTCGCGTCGGATGCGAGCAAGTACGTCACGGGACAACTGCTGCGCGTCAGCGGTGGTGTTTGA
- a CDS encoding cytochrome P450 yields the protein MDEIDFFMDLSLVEDPYPYFENLRRRGTVVPLPAHNVVAVVGYDEALAVHNNNTTLSAVNSVTGPLPPIPFAPHSDDIGDLIEQHRPQMPFGEEVLTLDPPRHGPLRSLMMRLFTPRRLEEMEASITELADQLIDEFAASGHCEFVRQFASPFALLAIADLLGVPEEDRDAFRKNMEGAPAQIGAGSEASVVNPMEFRVETFLRYVDERRRDPRGDIMGQLANATFPDGTTPTAMDVVRVATLLFGAGQDTTATLLGASLRIIAEQPELQARLRADRSLIPEFIEEVLRHSGPVKSTFRLARKLTEIGGVNVAPGTTVMITTAAVNRDPRKFDGPAEFRLGRPSPKDHLAFGRGPHTCPGAALARLETRVSLERILDRLGTIELNPEHHGPEGDRRFSYMPTYVFRALQQLHLRFKPL from the coding sequence GTGGACGAGATCGACTTTTTCATGGACCTCTCGCTGGTCGAGGATCCCTATCCCTATTTCGAGAATCTCCGCAGGCGCGGAACAGTCGTGCCGCTGCCCGCGCACAATGTCGTGGCGGTCGTCGGTTATGACGAAGCCCTTGCCGTCCATAACAACAATACCACTCTCTCGGCGGTCAATTCTGTCACCGGACCGCTACCGCCTATCCCCTTCGCACCCCATAGTGACGATATTGGCGACCTCATCGAGCAGCACCGGCCGCAAATGCCCTTCGGCGAGGAAGTGCTGACGCTCGATCCGCCGAGGCACGGACCCTTGCGATCGCTAATGATGCGGCTGTTCACGCCGCGCCGGCTCGAGGAAATGGAAGCCTCGATCACGGAACTTGCCGATCAGCTGATCGACGAATTTGCCGCGAGCGGGCACTGCGAGTTCGTCCGGCAGTTCGCCAGTCCCTTTGCGCTCCTGGCGATCGCCGATCTGCTCGGGGTGCCCGAAGAGGACCGCGACGCTTTCCGCAAGAACATGGAAGGGGCACCGGCGCAGATCGGTGCAGGTTCCGAAGCCAGCGTCGTCAATCCAATGGAGTTCCGAGTCGAAACGTTCCTGCGCTACGTCGACGAGCGGCGGCGCGATCCGCGCGGCGACATCATGGGGCAACTTGCCAACGCGACGTTCCCTGACGGTACGACGCCCACGGCGATGGACGTCGTACGCGTCGCGACGTTGTTGTTCGGCGCAGGGCAGGACACCACGGCGACGCTGCTCGGCGCATCGCTGCGGATCATCGCGGAGCAGCCTGAATTGCAGGCTCGCCTGCGCGCCGACCGCTCGCTCATCCCCGAATTCATCGAGGAGGTCCTGCGCCATAGCGGCCCGGTGAAATCGACCTTTCGCCTCGCGCGCAAACTGACCGAGATCGGTGGCGTGAACGTGGCGCCAGGCACAACCGTGATGATCACGACGGCGGCGGTAAATCGCGATCCGCGCAAGTTCGACGGGCCCGCCGAGTTTCGTCTCGGACGGCCGTCGCCCAAGGATCACCTCGCTTTCGGGCGCGGGCCACATACCTGCCCGGGCGCGGCCCTGGCCCGCCTCGAAACGCGTGTCAGTCTAGAGCGCATCCTCGACCGGCTCGGCACCATCGAACTCAACCCCGAACACCACGGTCCAGAAGGCGATCGCCGCTTCTCCTATATGCCGACTTACGTCTTTCGCGCGCTCCAGCAGCTTCACCTGCGCTTTAAGCCGCTCTGA
- a CDS encoding AraC family transcriptional regulator, with protein sequence MDGEFILDHDLLGLRPARGKIQAGYWRGFKELVGRQGGCSRDILERHNIDPEAFEFHDYHVDCTAALNLLDDCSIRFDDPLFGLHLGDLQQPDAFGGIAFVARTAPTFGQALECFTEFSPVVNSPEGEMVLVAGRDVAEFRWNSQLGGGCEQAHFQGMLLILKTLKMLGGTGFKPLHVNLCFDPHPALRQEVAELAGCALLRRSEFNAIAFASDLLDQSNPSRNSLMYSMMTRCLKRMGEAPSGAVANDVAFFIETTLASGVCTVERCADALGTSSRTLQKQLAGENTSFTILLEMGREKLAKRALAGSRASIDDIAFNLGYSDQGSFGRAFRRWTGQTPRAFRINSRAMH encoded by the coding sequence ATGGACGGCGAATTCATCCTCGATCACGATCTACTGGGGCTGCGGCCGGCGCGGGGCAAAATCCAGGCCGGCTATTGGCGCGGTTTCAAGGAACTGGTGGGCCGCCAGGGCGGGTGTTCCCGCGATATCCTGGAGCGGCACAATATCGACCCCGAAGCTTTCGAGTTTCACGACTACCACGTCGACTGCACGGCTGCCCTGAACCTGCTGGACGATTGCAGCATTCGCTTCGACGATCCGCTGTTCGGCCTGCATCTCGGAGATCTCCAGCAGCCCGACGCCTTCGGTGGCATCGCCTTTGTCGCCCGCACAGCGCCGACTTTCGGGCAGGCGCTCGAATGTTTCACGGAATTCTCGCCGGTGGTGAATTCGCCGGAAGGCGAGATGGTGCTGGTCGCGGGACGCGACGTAGCGGAATTCCGCTGGAACTCTCAGCTGGGCGGCGGCTGCGAGCAGGCACACTTCCAGGGAATGCTGCTCATACTGAAGACGCTGAAGATGCTGGGAGGCACTGGCTTCAAACCGCTTCACGTCAATCTGTGTTTCGACCCGCATCCGGCGCTGCGGCAGGAAGTCGCGGAGCTAGCGGGGTGCGCCCTGCTACGCCGTTCCGAATTCAACGCGATCGCTTTCGCCAGCGACCTGCTCGATCAGTCCAACCCGTCGCGCAACTCGCTCATGTATTCGATGATGACGCGCTGTTTGAAGCGAATGGGCGAAGCGCCGTCGGGGGCGGTGGCGAACGATGTCGCTTTCTTCATCGAGACGACCCTCGCCTCCGGAGTCTGCACGGTCGAACGTTGCGCCGACGCACTTGGAACGAGTTCGCGTACTCTGCAGAAGCAGCTGGCGGGAGAGAATACTTCGTTCACCATCCTGCTGGAGATGGGACGGGAAAAGCTGGCGAAACGCGCGCTGGCCGGATCGCGCGCTTCGATCGACGATATCGCGTTCAATCTCGGCTATTCGGATCAGGGCAGCTTCGGCCGTGCGTTCCGGCGCTGGACCGGCCAGACGCCCCGCGCATTTCGCATCAATTCACGCGCAATGCACTGA
- a CDS encoding PQQ-dependent dehydrogenase, methanol/ethanol family, translating to MRYPALWAAIVLAVSACAGPATDSASGTAENWSNTGGGADESGYSRLESIDTSNVGRLGLAWSLDLDGEQILEATPLAVDGVLYFTGSYSTVYAVDGVTGKLLWKHDPEVMKHNPLKVRFTLPVNRGAAYDDGRVFVGTIDGRLIALDAKTGNEIWSAQTVPMDSPQTITGAPRTFRGKVIIGHAGGDFGSRGYVTAYDQKTGKQVWRFYTVPGSPEQNKGDPAMEAAAKTWTGEYWKTGTGGTVWNGMTFDPEMNRIYIGTGNSGPYDPAVRSPGGGDNLYLASIVALDADTGKYIWHYQVNPREAWDYKATMNIIAATLTIDGKPTKVLMQAPTNGFFYVLNRETGKLISAEKLGKVTWADHIDLKTGRPVEAPNIRYETGHTDIWPSNMGAHNWQAMSFSPKTGLVYIPTMQLGEFIDKDKSTGGAGKAAFAMLSFGPLRNDPRDGKGKLVAWDPVAQKARWQVPQDLFWNGGTLSTAGNLVFQGTADGYFSAYDAVDGKQLWRFNAGLGIIAAPISYSVGGKQYVSVLVGFGGAWGEVVYAGWKYGAQPRRLLTFALDGRAMLPPSAPRDMTLHPVDDPKLSLAPADVSAGAGVFMMRCAGCHGKNLVASGAPGPDLRESQLALDPNAIWQVAHDGALAQQGMPPFPELTREQVRQIHAYIRAGARAALSGKSAQPAKASGPM from the coding sequence ATGCGTTATCCTGCGTTGTGGGCAGCTATCGTACTCGCCGTCTCCGCCTGTGCAGGGCCGGCGACGGACAGCGCCTCCGGCACCGCCGAAAACTGGTCGAATACCGGCGGCGGAGCCGACGAAAGCGGGTACAGTCGGCTTGAATCGATCGATACCAGTAATGTCGGCCGGCTGGGGCTGGCCTGGTCGCTTGATCTCGACGGCGAGCAGATTCTCGAAGCGACGCCCCTGGCCGTCGATGGCGTGCTCTACTTCACCGGCAGCTATTCCACAGTCTACGCAGTCGACGGCGTGACGGGCAAGCTTCTGTGGAAACACGATCCTGAGGTAATGAAGCATAATCCCCTGAAAGTGCGCTTCACCTTGCCGGTCAATCGGGGCGCGGCCTATGACGATGGGCGGGTGTTCGTCGGCACGATCGACGGCAGGCTGATCGCGCTCGATGCCAAGACCGGCAACGAGATATGGAGCGCGCAGACGGTCCCGATGGATTCGCCCCAGACCATTACCGGCGCGCCGCGCACGTTCCGCGGCAAGGTAATCATCGGCCATGCCGGAGGCGACTTTGGTTCGCGCGGCTATGTGACGGCCTATGACCAGAAGACCGGCAAGCAAGTCTGGCGCTTCTACACCGTCCCCGGCAGCCCCGAGCAGAACAAGGGCGACCCCGCGATGGAGGCTGCAGCCAAGACCTGGACCGGCGAATACTGGAAGACCGGCACCGGCGGCACCGTCTGGAACGGAATGACCTTCGATCCCGAGATGAACCGCATCTACATCGGCACTGGAAATTCCGGTCCCTACGATCCCGCGGTGCGCAGCCCCGGCGGCGGCGACAATCTTTACCTCGCCTCGATCGTCGCGCTCGATGCCGACACCGGCAAGTACATCTGGCACTATCAGGTGAACCCGCGCGAGGCGTGGGACTACAAGGCGACGATGAACATCATCGCTGCGACGCTGACGATCGATGGCAAGCCGACCAAGGTGCTGATGCAGGCGCCGACCAACGGCTTCTTCTATGTACTCAATCGCGAGACGGGGAAGCTGATCTCGGCTGAGAAGCTGGGCAAGGTTACTTGGGCCGATCACATCGACCTCAAGACAGGCCGCCCCGTCGAGGCGCCGAACATCCGCTACGAAACCGGACACACCGACATCTGGCCGAGCAACATGGGCGCCCACAACTGGCAGGCCATGTCGTTCAGTCCGAAGACCGGGCTCGTCTACATCCCGACGATGCAGCTCGGCGAATTCATCGACAAGGACAAATCCACAGGCGGTGCGGGCAAGGCCGCCTTCGCCATGCTCAGCTTCGGTCCGCTACGTAACGATCCGCGCGACGGCAAGGGCAAGCTCGTGGCCTGGGATCCGGTCGCGCAGAAGGCTCGCTGGCAAGTGCCGCAGGATTTGTTCTGGAATGGCGGCACCCTGTCGACTGCCGGAAATCTGGTCTTTCAGGGAACTGCGGACGGCTATTTCTCGGCCTACGACGCGGTGGACGGGAAACAGCTGTGGCGCTTCAACGCCGGCCTTGGGATCATCGCTGCGCCGATAAGCTATTCCGTCGGCGGCAAGCAATACGTCTCGGTCCTTGTCGGTTTTGGTGGCGCCTGGGGCGAAGTCGTTTACGCCGGATGGAAATATGGGGCGCAGCCGCGCCGCCTTCTGACATTCGCGCTCGATGGTAGAGCGATGCTGCCGCCGTCCGCCCCGCGCGACATGACGCTGCATCCCGTCGACGATCCCAAACTCAGCCTCGCGCCGGCGGATGTCTCAGCGGGGGCAGGGGTGTTCATGATGCGCTGCGCCGGTTGCCATGGGAAAAATCTGGTCGCCAGCGGCGCACCGGGCCCAGACCTGCGCGAATCGCAGCTCGCCCTTGACCCCAATGCCATCTGGCAAGTGGCGCACGACGGCGCGCTTGCACAACAGGGCATGCCGCCTTTCCCCGAACTCACACGCGAGCAGGTTCGCCAGATTCACGCCTACATCCGGGCGGGAGCTCGCGCAGCCCTGTCGGGGAAGTCAGCCCAGCCCGCGAAAGCAAGCGGACCAATGTAG
- a CDS encoding cytochrome P450, which produces MIEALTGKSLIDLAIQSHPHAFYGLVRDNDPVHFDEQLGMYLVSRYEDLQVVLRDAITFSQERGWNKQFAHGFFDEFKAILERDGGGYFPDVILQDPPKHTRIRKLLEKAFTAHRMKTLEPNVGKIVANLLDALAGRDQIDGISDIATPMTIGFMCEQLGFEHADAGKIKQWSDAYVAQVGRMQDREQMLENAELICELQNYVIDRVRERQAQPREDMVSDLVTARLDDDDQPALTFAEIVALTRALLVGGNDTTSTGLSNLLYTIATRPDLADELYENIDNDRFVTRFVEESLRIEPPVRGLSRVTTKEVELGGKIIPEDSHLLILFASGNDDSAVFDNPRDFDPSRKNLARHLSFGAGTHLCVAMALARMEAKIAIREIVKRFKNIELAVPAEELLFVPTIANFSRINLPLKVVQR; this is translated from the coding sequence ATGATCGAGGCCCTGACAGGCAAGAGCCTGATCGACCTTGCCATCCAATCGCACCCCCACGCCTTCTATGGCTTGGTGCGCGACAATGACCCGGTGCATTTCGACGAGCAGCTTGGGATGTATCTCGTCTCGCGCTACGAGGATCTGCAGGTGGTGCTGCGCGATGCGATCACCTTTTCGCAGGAGCGCGGCTGGAACAAGCAGTTCGCACACGGCTTCTTCGACGAGTTCAAGGCCATTCTGGAGCGCGATGGCGGCGGCTATTTCCCCGACGTCATCCTTCAGGACCCGCCCAAGCACACCCGCATCCGCAAGCTGCTGGAGAAGGCTTTCACCGCGCACCGGATGAAGACGCTGGAGCCTAATGTCGGCAAGATCGTCGCCAATTTGCTGGACGCCCTGGCCGGCCGCGACCAGATCGACGGCATCAGCGATATAGCAACGCCGATGACGATCGGCTTCATGTGCGAGCAGCTCGGATTCGAACATGCCGACGCGGGCAAGATCAAGCAGTGGTCCGATGCCTATGTCGCCCAGGTCGGGCGTATGCAGGATCGCGAGCAGATGCTGGAGAACGCAGAACTGATCTGCGAGCTGCAGAACTACGTGATCGACCGTGTCCGCGAGCGACAGGCTCAGCCGCGAGAGGACATGGTGTCCGACCTTGTGACTGCGCGGCTGGACGACGATGACCAGCCGGCGCTGACTTTCGCCGAAATCGTTGCCCTGACGCGGGCACTGCTGGTTGGCGGCAACGACACGACCTCTACCGGTCTGTCCAACCTGCTGTACACCATTGCCACGCGGCCTGACCTCGCCGACGAACTTTACGAGAACATCGACAACGATCGTTTCGTCACGCGCTTCGTGGAGGAGAGCTTACGGATCGAGCCGCCGGTGCGGGGATTATCGCGCGTGACGACCAAGGAGGTCGAACTGGGCGGCAAGATCATCCCAGAGGACTCCCACCTTCTGATCCTCTTCGCTTCGGGGAATGACGATTCCGCGGTGTTCGACAACCCGCGCGACTTCGATCCCTCTCGCAAGAATCTGGCCCGGCACCTGTCCTTCGGCGCGGGCACGCATCTGTGCGTTGCTATGGCGCTGGCGCGGATGGAGGCCAAGATTGCGATCCGAGAGATCGTGAAGCGCTTCAAGAACATCGAATTGGCCGTTCCCGCCGAGGAACTTCTCTTCGTACCGACCATCGCCAATTTCTCGCGCATAAACCTGCCACTCAAGGTGGTACAGCGCTGA